In Leptolyngbya sp. CCY15150, one DNA window encodes the following:
- the thiO gene encoding glycine oxidase ThiO has product MTSTSDIVIIGGGLIGLAIAIELKRQGASVTVLERDRQQAAGYAAAGMLAPQAEALPPGPLLDLCLWSRDQYAEWVSKLENLSGQSVGYWPCGILRPVYTAPALTPSSDLWLDRTAIHQAQPGLGEAVAGGWWFPEDGQVDNRALMCGLVAAAEALGVVMHTGVAIASLPQRQGQITTLQTSQGAWSAGQYVLATGAWAADLLPIPVQPSKGQMLSLKPPQGDRLPLRRVLFGDDIYIVPRQDGRMVIGATSEQVGFTPGNTASGLQSLLERTIRLFPTLASWCVEESWWGFRPSTPDEQPLLGESPWDNLSLAVGHHRNGVLLAPATATLLADWVLHRRAHDLLPHFSWQRFVTPDRDRPPLPSTTPPSITVKSSVQTLPSQSPTLNATIDSPLVIAGRSFQSRLMTGTGKYRSLQDMQGAIAASGCDIVTVAVRRVQTNAPGHEGLAEAIDWNRIWMLPNTAGCKTAEDAIRVARLGREMAKLLGQEDNNFVKLEVIPDAKYLLPDPIGTLEAAEQLVKEGFAVLPYINADPLLAKRLEEAGCATVMPLGSPIGSGQGIRNAANIQIIIENSSIPVVVDAGIGTPSEAAQAMEMGADALLINTAIAQANQPALMGQAMGMAAQAGRMAYLAGRIPVQTYAIASSPVTGTIS; this is encoded by the coding sequence ATGACTTCAACCAGCGACATTGTGATCATTGGCGGCGGGCTGATTGGCCTAGCGATCGCCATTGAGCTAAAACGACAGGGGGCATCGGTGACGGTGTTAGAGCGCGATCGCCAACAGGCGGCGGGCTATGCTGCAGCGGGGATGCTGGCCCCCCAAGCAGAAGCCTTACCCCCTGGCCCCCTTCTGGATCTCTGTCTTTGGAGTCGAGATCAGTATGCGGAGTGGGTGAGCAAGCTGGAAAATTTGAGCGGTCAATCCGTCGGCTATTGGCCCTGCGGCATTCTGCGTCCTGTCTATACTGCGCCTGCGCTGACGCCATCCTCCGACCTCTGGCTCGATCGCACCGCTATTCATCAAGCCCAGCCTGGCTTAGGAGAGGCGGTGGCTGGTGGCTGGTGGTTTCCTGAAGATGGCCAGGTGGATAATCGGGCTTTGATGTGCGGTTTAGTCGCGGCAGCAGAAGCTCTGGGCGTGGTCATGCATACTGGCGTGGCGATCGCTAGCCTGCCCCAGCGTCAGGGACAGATCACCACCCTACAGACGTCTCAGGGAGCCTGGAGTGCTGGGCAATATGTGCTAGCCACCGGGGCTTGGGCGGCAGATTTACTGCCTATTCCCGTTCAGCCCAGCAAAGGACAAATGCTTTCCCTCAAGCCACCCCAGGGCGATCGCCTGCCCCTACGGCGGGTATTATTTGGAGATGACATCTACATTGTGCCGCGCCAGGATGGACGAATGGTCATCGGAGCGACCAGCGAACAGGTAGGTTTCACCCCTGGTAATACGGCCAGCGGTCTCCAGTCGCTGCTGGAACGCACCATTCGCCTGTTTCCGACCCTGGCTAGCTGGTGTGTGGAGGAAAGCTGGTGGGGATTTCGCCCCAGCACTCCTGATGAACAGCCCCTCCTGGGCGAAAGTCCTTGGGACAACCTCAGCCTGGCCGTGGGGCACCATCGCAATGGCGTTTTGCTAGCCCCCGCCACCGCCACACTGCTGGCCGACTGGGTGTTGCACCGCCGCGCCCATGATTTGTTACCCCACTTTAGCTGGCAGCGATTTGTGACTCCAGATCGCGATCGCCCCCCCTTACCCTCAACCACTCCACCCTCTATTACTGTGAAGTCTTCTGTGCAGACCCTTCCCTCCCAATCTCCTACCCTCAATGCCACTATCGACAGTCCCCTAGTGATTGCCGGTCGCAGCTTTCAATCACGCTTAATGACCGGCACCGGCAAATATCGCAGCCTTCAGGATATGCAAGGGGCGATCGCTGCTAGCGGTTGCGATATCGTGACCGTGGCGGTGCGGCGGGTGCAAACCAATGCTCCAGGCCATGAAGGTCTGGCCGAAGCCATTGACTGGAACCGCATTTGGATGTTGCCCAACACCGCCGGCTGCAAAACCGCCGAAGATGCCATTCGCGTAGCCCGTCTGGGGCGGGAAATGGCCAAGCTGCTGGGACAAGAGGATAATAATTTCGTCAAGCTAGAAGTGATTCCCGACGCCAAATATTTGCTACCCGACCCCATTGGCACCCTAGAAGCAGCAGAACAACTGGTGAAAGAAGGATTTGCTGTCTTGCCCTACATCAATGCCGACCCACTGCTCGCCAAGCGCCTCGAAGAAGCCGGCTGCGCTACGGTCATGCCTCTGGGCTCTCCCATTGGCTCTGGGCAAGGCATCCGTAATGCGGCCAATATTCAGATCATTATCGAAAACTCTTCCATTCCCGTGGTTGTGGATGCGGGGATTGGCACCCCCAGCGAAGCGGCCCAAGCCATGGAAATGGGAGCGGATGCGCTGCTGATTAATACAGCGATCGCCCAAGCCAACCAGCCGGCGCTCATGGGGCAAGCCATGGGCATGGCCGCCCAGGCAGGACGCATGGCCTACCTAGCGGGACGGATTCCGGTGCAAACCTACGCGATCGCCAGCTCTCCCGTTACCGGCACGATTAGCTAG
- a CDS encoding mechanosensitive ion channel family protein, producing MSDLIQTIQSSLLALVGRGVQIIPALIAAIAVLLATRYGAIPIKRVTKATLEKLVSSPSLRALFIQLVSVALWGTGILVACILLFPDLGLGDLIALLGLGSVAIGFAFQDIFKNFLAGVLLLLNEPFRLNDQIIVADFEGTVEAINVRSTEIRTYQGERVVIPNAIVFTSAVQVLTDRPARRTDLAIGLDYNTPLPRARQLLQTALAEVEGVLNHPPVEVDLVGFGDSSIDLVVRYWSLPQAVHMRQTRSQVIMALKAACDAADLSIPYPIRSVYFFDQQTFNDHKISSSSLPNSTH from the coding sequence GTGTCTGATCTGATTCAAACCATCCAATCAAGCTTGCTAGCCCTCGTGGGACGCGGTGTGCAGATTATTCCTGCCCTGATTGCAGCGATCGCCGTTTTATTGGCAACGCGCTATGGTGCAATCCCCATCAAGCGCGTCACCAAAGCTACCTTAGAAAAACTGGTGAGCAGTCCATCCTTGCGGGCCCTGTTCATTCAGCTTGTGTCCGTGGCGCTTTGGGGAACGGGCATCCTGGTTGCCTGTATCTTGCTCTTTCCTGACCTAGGCTTAGGTGATCTGATTGCCCTGTTAGGTTTAGGATCCGTGGCCATCGGGTTTGCCTTCCAGGATATTTTTAAGAACTTTCTGGCTGGGGTGCTGCTGCTGCTCAATGAGCCGTTTCGTTTGAATGATCAAATTATTGTGGCGGATTTTGAAGGCACGGTGGAAGCTATCAATGTGCGATCTACCGAAATTCGTACCTACCAAGGAGAGCGGGTGGTGATTCCCAATGCGATCGTGTTTACCAGCGCTGTTCAGGTGCTCACCGATCGCCCCGCACGCCGCACGGATTTAGCCATTGGGCTCGATTACAACACCCCACTGCCCCGAGCCCGGCAACTTCTCCAGACGGCCTTAGCTGAGGTGGAGGGTGTGCTGAATCATCCGCCAGTAGAGGTTGACTTAGTGGGCTTTGGCGATAGTTCTATTGACCTGGTGGTGCGCTATTGGTCGTTGCCCCAAGCGGTACATATGCGTCAAACGCGATCGCAGGTTATCATGGCGCTCAAGGCCGCCTGTGATGCAGCCGATCTGAGTATTCCTTATCCTATTCGAAGCGTTTATTTCTTTGATCAGCAAACGTTTAACGATCACAAAATCTCGTCATCTAGCTTACCTAATTCTACCCACTAG
- a CDS encoding glutathione S-transferase family protein, with amino-acid sequence MIELYQFELSHYCEKIRLILDYKGLEYRKVEVTPGVGQLDLFRLSGQRQVPVLKDGETLVADSTAIALYLDRQYPDRPIVPIDARQRGLCLMMEEWADESIGINARKVMLSAFSQNADLRTAALPKTTPDFLKTIVGAVPHEVLDVLSFGVGLGPETVKAARDAMRQNLEALCLLLTDSPYLLGDTPSLADFAVAGLSMYVKFPAGDYVNLPDSLKGRGVPGLADSAEYQIFWDWRDRLYASFRKAGAPQPSDGGAGPTRISID; translated from the coding sequence ATGATTGAACTGTACCAATTTGAGCTATCGCACTACTGCGAAAAGATCCGCTTGATCCTCGACTACAAAGGGCTAGAGTATCGCAAGGTTGAGGTGACGCCCGGCGTGGGGCAGTTGGATCTATTTCGTCTATCTGGCCAACGGCAGGTACCGGTGTTAAAGGATGGCGAAACGTTGGTTGCAGATTCAACCGCGATCGCCCTCTATCTCGATCGTCAGTATCCCGATCGCCCAATTGTGCCAATTGACGCCAGGCAGCGGGGGCTTTGCCTGATGATGGAAGAATGGGCAGATGAGTCGATTGGCATCAACGCCCGCAAGGTGATGCTCAGTGCCTTCAGCCAAAATGCCGACCTGCGAACGGCAGCGTTGCCCAAGACAACACCAGATTTCTTGAAAACCATTGTCGGGGCTGTGCCCCATGAGGTGCTGGATGTTCTCAGCTTTGGGGTGGGCTTGGGGCCCGAGACGGTGAAAGCTGCTCGGGATGCCATGCGGCAGAACCTAGAGGCGCTGTGCCTGTTGTTGACCGATAGTCCCTACCTGCTGGGAGATACGCCTAGCTTGGCAGACTTTGCCGTGGCCGGTCTGTCGATGTATGTGAAGTTTCCCGCAGGCGACTACGTGAATCTGCCCGATTCTCTCAAGGGGCGGGGAGTGCCAGGGTTGGCCGATAGTGCCGAGTATCAGATCTTTTGGGACTGGCGCGATCGCCTCTATGCCAGTTTCCGTAAGGCAGGGGCTCCTCAACCGTCGGATGGAGGCGCAGGGCCCACGCGGATTAGCATCGACTAG
- a CDS encoding 2Fe-2S iron-sulfur cluster-binding protein: MPKIFVQGHELECDRGANLRQVLMQHGVVLYNGNAQWINCHGIGTCGTCAVQVEGEVSEANWRDRTRRSLPPHTPDRHRRLACQTQVLGDVSVTKFDGFWGQGDTILWKPES; this comes from the coding sequence ATGCCAAAGATTTTTGTCCAGGGACATGAGCTTGAATGCGATCGCGGCGCAAATCTGCGGCAGGTGCTCATGCAGCACGGGGTTGTACTCTACAACGGCAATGCCCAGTGGATCAACTGCCATGGCATTGGCACCTGCGGCACCTGTGCTGTGCAGGTGGAAGGGGAGGTATCTGAGGCGAATTGGCGCGATCGCACCCGTCGTTCCTTGCCGCCCCATACCCCCGATCGCCACCGCCGTCTTGCTTGTCAAACCCAGGTCTTGGGAGACGTGTCTGTCACAAAGTTTGATGGTTTTTGGGGCCAGGGCGACACCATTCTATGGAAGCCTGAGTCCTAA